A single region of the Thermodesulfatator indicus DSM 15286 genome encodes:
- a CDS encoding nucleoside recognition domain-containing protein, with product MKDSVNSAFKTALLIIKLIIPFYILADILIYFDILPKISFIFKPITFIMGLSPEVSLSVAAGILFNLYAAIAFAAPLGLTPYEWTILGLFLGITHSLPIENTIMKQLGISHIYSTILRLLTGILAILIIRILPLNIEGHTVKKTIELSNYQSFGDMIIASLTKASALAVKIIILVTVIIFVMDIIKKIILKKKSFSMSFSIFTGIFLGITYGAGILLKEKEKLNPQQLLFIGTFLMIAHALIEDPALFIIFGANPWILIGLRIILAIIVSYGAVQFYTR from the coding sequence ATGAAAGACTCTGTAAACTCTGCTTTTAAGACAGCCCTCTTAATAATTAAGCTAATAATTCCTTTCTATATTCTTGCTGATATACTGATTTATTTTGATATTCTTCCTAAAATATCTTTTATCTTCAAACCTATTACCTTTATTATGGGGCTTTCTCCTGAAGTATCGCTTTCTGTGGCCGCAGGAATTTTATTTAACCTTTACGCAGCTATTGCTTTTGCTGCACCTTTAGGCTTAACCCCCTACGAGTGGACTATTCTAGGACTTTTTTTAGGCATAACTCACTCGCTACCTATTGAAAACACCATTATGAAACAACTGGGAATATCACATATCTATTCTACAATCTTACGATTACTGACAGGAATATTAGCTATTCTTATTATTAGAATTCTTCCCCTAAATATAGAAGGACATACCGTCAAAAAAACAATCGAGCTTTCTAATTATCAATCTTTTGGAGATATGATAATAGCATCTTTAACTAAGGCTTCAGCACTTGCAGTTAAAATTATTATATTGGTAACCGTTATTATTTTCGTAATGGACATCATTAAAAAAATTATTTTGAAAAAGAAAAGCTTTAGTATGTCTTTTTCTATCTTTACGGGAATATTTTTAGGCATTACTTACGGAGCTGGCATATTATTAAAAGAAAAAGAAAAACTTAATCCTCAACAGCTTTTATTTATAGGAACTTTTCTCATGATAGCCCACGCTTTAATAGAGGACCCCGCTTTGTTCATAATATTTGGAGCCAACCCGTGGATATTGATAGGTTTAAGAATAATTTTGGCTATTATTGTCTCTTATGGAGCTGTACAATTTTATACAAGATGA